The genomic interval GTCTTGGCCTGGTTGACCGCGTCGAGGATGGCGTCAAGCTCCACGCCCAGCATCGGCGCGAATGCGCTTGCCAGGTCGCGCACGCGCGCGGCGCCAGGCGCGTCGTCGTGCCACAGCGAGTCGGCGCAGCGCGTGGACATCGTTCCCAGCGCCGCCAGCCAGTCGTCGTGGCGGAATGCGGCATTGCGCTCGCCGGGTTCGAGCGTGCGCATGCTCGCGACCAGGTTGCGCGGCAGCCCCAGTGTTCGGCGGCGGCCCGTCCCAGCTCCCTCCAGGCTCAGGCCCAGCACGCTGCGTTCGCCGCCCCCAGCGCCGGGCGCCTGCAGGCGCGCCCACGCTTCCGGCAGGTAGAAGGTCACCATCATGCGTCCCAGGGAATGCAGGATGGAGCAGACCACGGCTTCCTCGGGGTCGCGGGTGGCCGCGCGCGCCGCCACCTGGTGTGCCACCATTCCGGCCAGCACGGCTTTTTCCATCTCGACGTGGGCCGGCGCGGAGTCCGGCCTGTTCCTGGACAGTTCCTCGATCAGCTTCAGGCCCAGCGCGAGGTGGCCGATGGCCTCGGTACCCAGCACCAGCACCGCCTTCGAGACGGTATTGACCCGCTGGCCGAAGGCCGAGTACATGCCGCTGTTGGCAAGGCGCAGCACCTTCTGGGTGAGCACCGGGTCCGACAGCACGGTCTGGGCCATCGAGAATTCCTGCTCGTCCTCGCCGCGCATCGACGCCAGGATGGCATTGATCGCACGCGCAAAGCCCGGCATGTCGCCCTGGCGGCGGGTGCGCTCCCACAGCAGGGCGAGGGTGGCGTCGGCCGTGGCCGGACGGTCGGTGGAGGGCGAGATGCCTGGTTGCGTCATGGTGTGCTTGCCCGTGGTTCGGACGGCGGCAATGCCGTGTAATGCTTGTCTTCGAGGGCCGCGAGCGCGACATCCGCCGGCATCGGCTTCCCGGTGAGGTAGCCCTGCACGTAGCGGCAGTCGCGGCCCTGCAACCAGGCCAGCTGCTCCTCGGTCTCCACGCCTTCCGCGACGACCGCGAGGTCGAGGTGGCGCGCCATGTCGAGCACGGCGCTGCAGATGGCCGCTTCCTTGTGCGCGCCCGGCAGGTCCTTGACGAAAGCGCGGTCCACTTTCAGCACCGAGATCGGGAAGCGCTTGAGGTAGGCCAGCGAAGAATAGCCGGTGCCGAAATCGTCGATCGCGATGCGCGCGCCGCGCGCGGCCATGCGTTCGAGGATGGTCTCGGCATGCACCGGGTCGACCATCAGGGTGCCCTCGGTGATCTCGAGCACGAGGCGGTCACCCGGCAACTCCGAGAAGGCCAGCGCCTCGTCGAGCACGTCGAGGAATTTGTCGTTGCGGAACTGGCGCGGGCTGATGTTGACCGAGATGTAGAGCGGCCGCCCCGCCGCTTCCTCGAACTGGCGGATCTGGGTGCAGGCCGCCTTCAGGGCCCAGGCTCCCAGCAGGGTGATCAGGCCGTTGGTCTCGGCGATCGGGATGAAGCGCACCGGCGGCACCATGCCCAGGGTCGGGTGCTTCCAGCGCATCAGCGTCTCGAAGCCCTCGATCAGGCGTGTGCGCGCGTCGACGATGGGCTGGTAGTAAAGCAGGAATTCCCCTTCGCGCACGGCGCTGAACATGGCCGCCTCGAGCGAGATGTCGTGCTGGGGCGCGCCGCCTTCGCGCGCGCTGTAGACGAGGGCGCGGCCCTTGCCGGTTTCCTTGGCGCGGGCCAGCGCCGCACCGGCCAGGGCCAGCAGGGTGTTGTCGTCCTCGGCATGCCCGGGACAGAGCGCGATGCCGATCGAGGCGCCCAGATGGATCGTATGGCCGTCGACCTCGAAGGGCGTTTGCAGGGCCGCGAGCAGGCGTCCGGTCACGAGCTTGATCTGCGCCTGGCTGACCGTGCCGGGCAGGATGGCGACGAACTCGTCGCCGCCCAGGCGCCCTGTGGTATCGCTGTCGCGCAGGGTCTTGCGCAGGCGCGCCGCGGCCTGGCGCAGCACGGCGTCGCCCACCGGATGGCCGGCGCCGTCGTTGACTTTCCTGAAGCCGTCCAGGCCGACGGTGGCGAGCGCGAAACCCTGGCCGGAACGGCGCGCGTTGGCAACGACCACGCGGATGCGGTCGCCCAGCAGCAGCCTGTTCGGCAAATCGGTGAGCGCGTCGTGGGTCGCCATGTGGCGCAGGCGCTCTTCGGTGGCGAACTGCGCACTCATGTCGCGCCCGACGACGAGCAGGCTGGCGTCAAGCTCGCCGGTCGCCGCGATGCGCAGCTCGAAAGGTAATTCGCGCCCCGGGCAGCGCAGGCGTACGCGCAGCTGCACCGGTTCAGAAGTGGCGCAGGCGTCGACGATGGCGGTGCGCAGCGCCGCGCTGTCGGTCTCGGCGACCAGGCTGGCAAGCGGCAGGTCTTGGAGCCTGCCTTCCAGCCCCAAGAGGCGGGCAGCGCGGCGGCTGGCCGTGCGGATCTGGCCCGAGGGCGCGAGACGAAAGACGGCGTCGCCCGCCGCTTCCATCAGGCCGTCCAGGCAGGTGGCGCCGTGCGCCTGGGCTGGCAGAGCGGACGGCAGGGCGGTAGGGGAACGCATTGTCGAATATCTGCCTTCTTGCTGGCTTGGGAGCGAAAACCGCGCGACTTGTGCAAGCGCAGGGAACTGTATCACCGAAAAATTCTGAAGGGCATTGCAACGCGCCCCGCGTGGACATCGTTTGCGCTAGCGCAGGGTTGCCTTGCTTGACGCCGCGCTTTGCGCTAGCCTGTTGCCGAAACGAGTTGTCGATCGATCAACTGCGCTGCGTCTGGTTGCCCATCAGCATTGTCGCCGATGGAAGCGAGTGGAACCAGCCGCTTGGCTCGTTTTCGATGCTTTTGCGCAACATAATCACGAAATATCACATCTGGAGCGCCGCGTGCGCGAGGAACCGCGATGAATCCCTTCGACACCCATGAAGTCCTGAACCAGGCGCCGCCCTTTGGCGACATCAACCTGTTCCGCTGCGACCCGGCCCTGCAGGAAGCCCTGGCGCGCGAGGGTGCAGGCTGGGCGCTCGACGCCCTGGCTTCGCTGGGCGAGCGGCTCGGACGCGCCGAGGTGCTCGACCCGGCCCGGCTGGCCAATGCGAACGGCCCGCGCCTGGTCAGTTTCGACCGCAGCGGACGCCGTGTCGACGAGGTGGAGTTCCATCCGGCCTGGCACAACCTGATGAGCCTGATGATCGGGGCCGGCGCGCACTCGGCGCCCCTGGCGCGACCCACGTCCCGGTGCCCAGGTCGCGCGCGCCGGCGCCTACCTGCTGTTCGGCCAGGTCGAGAACGGAGCGCAGTGTCCGGTGACGATGACCTATGCCTCGGTGCCCGCCCTGCGCCGCGCCGGCCGCCTGGGCGAGCGCTGGCTGCCGAAGATCCTGTCGAACGAATACGACCCGCGCTCGCTGCCGGTCGAGCAGAAGCGCGGGGCCCTGATCGGCATGGGCATGACCGAAAAGCAGGGCGGCACCGACGTGCGCGCCAACACGACGCGGGCGCGGGAGATCGCCCCGGTGACGCGCGGGCGCGCTTCGGCGAAGAAGGCGAGGGCGCCTGGCAGATCGTCGGCCACAAGTGGTTCTTTTCGGCGCCGCAGTCGGACGCCCACCTGATCCTGGCGCAAACCGGCGAGGGCGGCAGCGCCGACGGGTCGCCGCCCGGACTCTCATGCTTCTTCGTGCCGCGCTACCTGCCGGACGGCAGCCGCAACGCCATCCGCGTGCAGCGTTTGAAGGACAAGCTCGGCAACCGTTCGAACGCCTCCTCGGAAGTCGAGTTCTGCGACGCGGTCGGCTGGCTGGTGGGGCCCGTCGGGCGCGGCATCCCGACCATTCTCGAGATGGGCGGCTACACGCGCCTGGACTGCGTGGTCGGCACGGCCGGCATCATGCGCGCGGCGCTCTGCCACGCGCTGCACCACGCGCGCGGGCGCAGCGCCTTCGGCAGGCCGCTGGCGCAGCAGCCCCTCATGCAGAACGTGCTGGCCGACCTTGCCCTCGAATCGGAGGCGGCCACCGCTTTCGCGCTGCGCCTGGCGCGCTGCTTCGACAGCCTGGACGATCCGATGGAAGCGGCGCTGGCCCGCATCCTGACTCCGGCCGGCAAGTACTGGCTGTGCAAGCGCGGCCCGGCTTTTGGGGCCGAGGCGATGGAGGTCATGGGCGGCAACGGCTATGTCGAGGACGGGCCGCTGGCGCGCCTGTACCGCGAGTTCCCCGTCAACTCGATCTGGGAAGGCTCGGGCAACGTGATGTGCTGGATGTGCTGCGCGCGCTGGCCAAGTCGCCGGAGAGTGCGCGCGCCGCGCTGGAGGCGGAACTGGCCCCGACCGCCGCGCTCGACCCGCGTTTTGGCGCCTACGTGGCGCGCCTCGGCCAGGACATGGCCCGGGCTGGCGAACTCGACGGTCGGCGCCTCGCCGAGCGCCTGGTCATCGCGGTCCAGGGCGCCTGCCTGCTACGCCATGCGCCGGCGTTTGTCGCCGAGGCCTTCGTCGCATCGCGCATCGCGCAAGACGTCGGCGGCGCCTTTGGCCGGCTGCCGGCAGGGCTCGACCTGGACGCCATCCTGGGGCGGGCTTTGGCGGTTTAGGGTGAAATTTCTACAGCGGGGCGCGACAAACCTGCGCGCTACTGGGATAATGGCGGGTTACGATCCACAGGCAGCCTGGCAACAGTCCATCGTAGCGGTGCATGCGCCGTCCCGTACCCGCGTACGGCACGGCGAGGCACCGGCGATGCGGCCGCAGTCCGGCGCTCCACACACCAGAACAATTCCATGTCGATAATGAAACAAGACCCGCGCTTTCCCAGCCTCTTCATCCTGAATCACCCGCTGATCCAGCACAAGCTGTCGCACATGCGCGAGCACGACACCTCGACCCGCACCTTCCGCGAACTGCTCAAGGAAATCACGCTGCTGATGGGCTACGAGATCACGCGCGACCTGCCGCTGACGACGCGCCCGGTCCAGACCCCGCTGGTCACGATCGACGCACCCGTCATCGCCGGCAAGAAGCTGGCGATCGTGCCGATCCTGCGCGCCGGCATCGGCATGAGCGACGGCCTGCTGGAACTGGTGCCCTCGGCACGTGTGGGCCACATCGGCGTATTCCGCGACCCCGAGACCCACGAGCCGGTCGAGTACCTGGTGCGCCTGCCCGACACCACCGACCGTACCTTCATCCTCTGCGATCCGATGGTCGCTACCGGCAACTCGGCGGTGCACGCGATCGACGTGCTGAAAAAGCGCGGCGTGCCGGACGAGCAGATCCTGTTCCTGGCCCTGGTTGCCGCGCCCGAGGGCGTGAAGGTCTTCCATGACGCCCACCCGAACGTGAAGCTGTATGTGGCCTCGCTCGATTCGCACCTGGACGCGCACGCCTACATCGTCCCTGGCCTGGGCGACGCCGGCGACCGCATCTTCGGCACCAAGTAAGCGGTGGCGGGAGCGATGCAAGCGGGCTTCTTTGCCCGCCTGATGCAGGCGAACGAGACGTTCCGCGCCGGCCTGCCGGGCACGTTGCGCAGGCTGCAGGACGTGCGGGCCGGTCTCGATCCGGCGGCGCCCGCGGCCGACCTGGTGGCCGAGCTGGGTGCGCTGCTGCACACGCTTGCCGGCGCGGCCGCGACCTTCGGTTTTTCGCGAGATGGGGCAGGGTGCGCGCAGCCTGGAGCAGCGCCTGCGCGTGCTCACCGCATTCGATCACGTCGGTGCAGGCGACTGGTCGGCCTGGCTGGCGGGCGTGGAGCAATTCGCACAGGCGGGCCTGGCAGGCTCGCGCTCTGCGTAGCACGGCCCGCCTCCGGGCGTGTTGCCTTGAGCAAAAAATCTTGCATGAAGCCGTTTGATCCACCGCAAACTTGCCACCCTTCGATCGCCTATATTCTCCTTACTGCCGACGTAAAACCGTTAGCGTGAAAGTTGGCTAGCAGAAGCACCTTATACCGGGTCAATACTGCCTTCAAGCAATGTTATTCGACATCCTCAGGTACTGCTTTCCAGCAATGTAACGCGCCTTGTTTTTTTATTTTGCGAAAATTGGGTGCACGCGGTTTTATTCGGTATAATACGGGATCGTTGGGTTCGAGCTAGTAGTGCAGTCTGTCTGTCATTTCTTTCTTGCTACTTCAAACGATCATAAACGGGCGTAAGCCCACTTAACTGAAATAGGAAATTGTAATGGCAACTGGCATCGTTAAATGGTTCAATGACTCCAAGGGTTTCGGCTTCATCACCCCTGATGAAGGCGGCGAAGATCTGTTCGCGCACTTCTCGGCTATCCAGAGCCAAGGCTTCAAGTCCCTGCAAGAGAACCAGCGCGTCTCGTTCGACGTGACCTCGGGTCCTAAGGGCAAACAAGCATCGAACATTCAGCCGATCTAATCGTCGCTGAGTTACGATGAAAAATCCTCGGCACTGCCGGGGATTTTTTTCG from Massilia sp. Se16.2.3 carries:
- a CDS encoding bifunctional diguanylate cyclase/phosphodiesterase, which encodes MEAAGDAVFRLAPSGQIRTASRRAARLLGLEGRLQDLPLASLVAETDSAALRTAIVDACATSEPVQLRVRLRCPGRELPFELRIAATGELDASLLVVGRDMSAQFATEERLRHMATHDALTDLPNRLLLGDRIRVVVANARRSGQGFALATVGLDGFRKVNDGAGHPVGDAVLRQAAARLRKTLRDSDTTGRLGGDEFVAILPGTVSQAQIKLVTGRLLAALQTPFEVDGHTIHLGASIGIALCPGHAEDDNTLLALAGAALARAKETGKGRALVYSAREGGAPQHDISLEAAMFSAVREGEFLLYYQPIVDARTRLIEGFETLMRWKHPTLGMVPPVRFIPIAETNGLITLLGAWALKAACTQIRQFEEAAGRPLYISVNISPRQFRNDKFLDVLDEALAFSELPGDRLVLEITEGTLMVDPVHAETILERMAARGARIAIDDFGTGYSSLAYLKRFPISVLKVDRAFVKDLPGAHKEAAICSAVLDMARHLDLAVVAEGVETEEQLAWLQGRDCRYVQGYLTGKPMPADVALAALEDKHYTALPPSEPRASTP
- a CDS encoding Hpt domain-containing protein, producing MQAGFFARLMQANETFRAGLPGTLRRLQDVRAGLDPAAPAADLVAELGALLHTLAGAAATFGFSRDGAGCAQPGAAPARAHRIRSRRCRRLVGLAGGRGAIRTGGPGRLALCVARPASGRVALSKKSCMKPFDPPQTCHPSIAYILLTADVKPLA
- a CDS encoding cold-shock protein, coding for MATGIVKWFNDSKGFGFITPDEGGEDLFAHFSAIQSQGFKSLQENQRVSFDVTSGPKGKQASNIQPI
- the upp gene encoding uracil phosphoribosyltransferase, which gives rise to MKQDPRFPSLFILNHPLIQHKLSHMREHDTSTRTFRELLKEITLLMGYEITRDLPLTTRPVQTPLVTIDAPVIAGKKLAIVPILRAGIGMSDGLLELVPSARVGHIGVFRDPETHEPVEYLVRLPDTTDRTFILCDPMVATGNSAVHAIDVLKKRGVPDEQILFLALVAAPEGVKVFHDAHPNVKLYVASLDSHLDAHAYIVPGLGDAGDRIFGTK